A genomic segment from candidate division WOR-3 bacterium encodes:
- a CDS encoding tetratricopeptide repeat protein → MTWLILVIIAVLVVALYPVIRDFLRRRRSAAPSYVEGLQAALDGRVADAIARLKEAVGTDSDNVDAYIRLGDLFMQQGEVERAIKVHENLSLRRNLDKRDEKKVLQALVRDYSKTERKVKAISLLEELVHMDKNDMASAEKLAELYIETGAWDKSEGLLKELARHQAQRQRAARLYTEYGHAYPRNNPGAALAAFETALKLDPGSIPARLYLGDHQLSQGDTNAAIKTWNDLLDLAPDKNALVRDRLERAYFDAGKFEDITALYERLLRKVPDDSGLIVALAEIYQKKEDLTSAIRLLERYASGQTSEVLPRVALAAMYLERDETERARAVLAMVLSALQPDAVGQGYPRRPA, encoded by the coding sequence ATGACCTGGCTCATTCTGGTAATCATCGCGGTGCTCGTGGTGGCGCTCTACCCTGTCATCCGTGACTTCCTCCGCAGGCGGCGAAGCGCGGCCCCGTCATATGTGGAGGGACTGCAGGCCGCGCTGGACGGCCGCGTGGCCGATGCGATTGCCCGGCTCAAAGAAGCGGTAGGCACCGACTCGGACAACGTCGACGCCTACATCCGGCTCGGCGACCTCTTCATGCAGCAGGGAGAGGTCGAACGCGCCATCAAAGTCCACGAGAACCTGTCCCTGCGCCGGAATCTGGACAAGCGTGACGAGAAGAAAGTACTGCAGGCGCTGGTTCGCGACTACTCAAAGACCGAGCGGAAGGTTAAGGCAATATCCCTGCTGGAAGAGCTCGTGCACATGGACAAGAACGACATGGCCAGCGCGGAGAAGCTGGCCGAGCTGTACATAGAGACCGGAGCATGGGACAAGTCCGAAGGACTGCTCAAAGAGCTCGCCCGACATCAGGCTCAGCGTCAACGCGCCGCCCGCCTCTACACCGAGTACGGCCATGCCTACCCCAGGAACAACCCGGGCGCGGCCCTGGCCGCGTTCGAGACAGCGCTCAAGCTCGATCCCGGCTCGATTCCGGCCCGGCTCTACCTGGGCGATCACCAATTGAGCCAGGGCGACACGAATGCGGCCATCAAGACCTGGAACGACCTGCTCGACCTTGCTCCGGACAAGAACGCGCTGGTCCGGGATCGACTCGAACGGGCCTACTTCGACGCGGGCAAGTTTGAAGACATCACAGCCCTGTACGAGAGACTGCTGCGCAAGGTGCCGGATGACTCCGGCCTGATTGTTGCACTTGCGGAGATCTACCAGAAGAAGGAAGATCTGACCTCGGCCATTCGACTGCTCGAACGTTACGCCAGCGGTCAGACTTCGGAAGTCCTGCCCCGCGTGGCGCTGGCTGCAATGTACCTGGAACGGGATGAGACCGAGAGAGCCCGTGCGGTCCTCGCTATGGTATTGTCCGCTCTCCAGCCCGACGCAGTGGGGCAGGGCTACCCGCGCAGGCCCGCCTGA
- a CDS encoding LapA family protein has protein sequence MAGHRWPKSWPGPRQRVDPNCPFRRAKEDPVVIFRVILILLAFLVVLVLALTNSQTMTNAVVFNKTYYDVPVAFVMLYSFAFGALCVGIFSLVSEVQLRSRLYRQRRTQDALMDELRALRNAPLEGEYPPKPAPEQPESADGGA, from the coding sequence ATGGCTGGACACCGGTGGCCGAAGTCCTGGCCCGGGCCGAGGCAGCGTGTTGACCCTAACTGTCCCTTTCGAAGAGCCAAGGAGGATCCCGTGGTCATTTTTCGCGTCATTCTGATTCTACTGGCGTTCCTGGTAGTGCTGGTATTGGCGCTCACCAACTCACAGACCATGACCAACGCGGTAGTATTCAACAAGACCTACTACGATGTGCCGGTCGCGTTCGTTATGCTCTACTCCTTTGCCTTCGGTGCGCTCTGCGTAGGCATCTTCTCTCTGGTGTCGGAAGTCCAGCTCCGTTCGCGGCTCTATCGCCAGAGGAGGACGCAGGATGCCCTGATGGACGAACTGCGTGCACTCCGCAACGCGCCGCTCGAAGGCGAGTACCCTCCCAAACCCGCACCGGAACAGCCCGAATCCGCGGACGGAGGTGCCTGA